From Brevibacillus marinus, a single genomic window includes:
- a CDS encoding stalk domain-containing protein, with the protein MWKKKTTIAALSTLLLAGALPAGTNAAVVTKSVQAFYHDIKIRYNGVVVPTTTEPFIIDGTTYVPLRMVSTLFNKNVGWDGTTYTIDITDIPDSRIAALEAQIANKDSQIKSLEQQLQSARNRISALEDEQDDEDDVEERINDLEDDLNDDYEDYFEDLELAVKLDGDEDEIEAEIRVDLGEYKDEWEALSDSDIEELVEDFVNDIWDEFEDADVDGVIYDTDGRKDLYDFEGDASKEEIFLDGDEIE; encoded by the coding sequence ATGTGGAAGAAGAAGACGACAATCGCAGCCCTGTCCACGCTGCTGCTGGCTGGCGCGCTGCCCGCCGGTACCAATGCGGCAGTTGTAACCAAGAGCGTGCAAGCCTTCTATCACGATATCAAAATCAGGTATAACGGAGTAGTTGTCCCGACCACGACTGAGCCGTTTATCATTGATGGAACCACCTATGTTCCGCTGCGGATGGTATCGACTTTGTTCAACAAAAACGTTGGTTGGGACGGGACTACATATACCATCGACATCACGGATATCCCCGATTCGCGGATTGCTGCACTGGAAGCGCAGATTGCCAATAAGGACTCGCAGATCAAATCGCTCGAGCAGCAGCTGCAAAGCGCGCGCAATCGCATCAGTGCGCTTGAGGATGAGCAAGATGACGAGGACGATGTCGAGGAACGCATCAATGACCTGGAAGACGACCTGAACGACGATTATGAAGATTATTTTGAGGATCTGGAATTGGCAGTCAAGCTGGACGGCGATGAAGACGAGATCGAAGCAGAGATCAGGGTCGACCTGGGCGAATACAAGGATGAGTGGGAGGCCCTGTCTGACAGCGACATCGAGGAACTCGTCGAAGATTTCGTCAACGACATCTGGGATGAGTTCGAAGATGCAGACGTTGATGGCGTCATTTACGACACCGATGGCAGGAAAGACCTTTACGATTTTGAAGGGGACGCCAGCAAGGAAGAAATTTTCCTGGATGGCGATGAAATCGAGTAA
- the pdaA gene encoding delta-lactam-biosynthetic de-N-acetylase, whose translation MLRRSTLIFSTIVLLFSLLPLAAAAADDNQPYHFGFKKSTAGQLPSIDQEGFKAILEKHHAIFLGDTSRRELYLTFDNGYENGYTEAILDTLREKKVPAAFFVTGHYVKTQPELLKRMAAEGHVIGNHSWSHPDMTTISDEQIKQELDRVKQAVAQVTGQKEMHFLRPPRGIFSARTLAVSEQLGYINVFWSLAYKDWDTGAQRGWNHAYRNVMAQLHPGAVILLHSVSRDNAEALGKIIDDARKQGYAFKSLNRLLTKDLAEELLP comes from the coding sequence ATGCTGCGAAGATCCACGCTGATCTTCTCCACGATCGTTTTGCTCTTCTCGCTGCTTCCGCTCGCAGCGGCGGCCGCCGACGATAACCAGCCATACCACTTTGGCTTTAAGAAAAGTACAGCCGGCCAGCTTCCCTCGATCGATCAGGAGGGCTTCAAAGCGATTCTGGAAAAGCATCACGCGATCTTTTTGGGAGACACCTCCCGGCGGGAGCTGTATCTCACCTTTGACAACGGGTACGAAAACGGTTATACCGAAGCCATCCTCGACACCCTGCGGGAGAAAAAGGTTCCCGCCGCCTTCTTTGTCACCGGACACTACGTGAAAACGCAGCCGGAACTGCTGAAACGAATGGCGGCGGAAGGACACGTGATCGGCAATCACTCCTGGAGCCATCCGGACATGACGACGATCAGCGACGAGCAGATCAAACAGGAGCTGGATCGCGTGAAGCAGGCGGTGGCTCAGGTGACCGGGCAAAAGGAGATGCACTTTTTGCGGCCGCCCCGCGGCATATTCAGTGCGCGTACCCTTGCTGTCAGCGAACAGTTGGGCTACATCAACGTGTTTTGGTCGCTGGCGTACAAGGATTGGGACACCGGCGCACAGCGGGGTTGGAACCACGCCTACCGCAATGTGATGGCCCAGCTGCATCCCGGCGCGGTCATCCTGCTCCACTCGGTCTCGCGGGACAACGCGGAAGCGTTGGGGAAAATCATCGACGACGCCCGCAAACAGGGCTACGCATTTAAAAGCCTAAACCGGCTGTTGACCAAAGATCTCGCGGAGGAACTGCTTCCTTGA
- a CDS encoding DUF1284 domain-containing protein, which translates to MKTLVLRGHHLLCVHGFQGLGYSPAFVQKMGEVVRLIRDPEQDFPIRVVCGFDETCLACPHKGATQCEAGPDSERHVQQLDRNVIAHLGLVAGHTYAKSQLVRLTRERVQPDDLDRLCEGCSWLVYGLCKAGIARLKEEQEG; encoded by the coding sequence ATGAAAACGCTCGTCCTCCGAGGACACCACCTGTTATGTGTGCACGGTTTTCAAGGTTTGGGCTACAGTCCCGCTTTTGTGCAAAAAATGGGGGAAGTTGTCCGGCTGATTCGCGACCCCGAGCAGGATTTCCCGATTCGGGTCGTGTGCGGTTTCGACGAGACCTGTCTCGCCTGTCCCCATAAGGGAGCGACGCAGTGCGAAGCGGGCCCGGATTCGGAGCGGCATGTGCAGCAGCTGGATCGCAACGTCATCGCGCACCTCGGATTGGTTGCGGGGCATACATACGCAAAATCACAGCTTGTGCGGCTCACCCGGGAGCGGGTGCAACCGGACGATTTGGACCGGTTGTGCGAAGGCTGTTCATGGCTTGTGTACGGCTTGTGCAAGGCTGGCATCGCCAGGTTGAAAGAGGAGCAGGAAGGCTGA
- a CDS encoding polysaccharide deacetylase family protein, translating to MRKRLIRSVCLCALFASLAGCSLPAAQQSSETGTTQDTGKQEQQPARTPIQEAAPPAAPVPSAEPPEFSESPQQEAAHGHTEEAPGRQTVAEAGGSGAGTAAVPNQQPDAELVPYEGPVEHIFFHPLIVYPELAFDQDAMAQGYDDWFVTVPEFKQILEALYQKGYVLISIDSLVERKVVDGKAVLTARQLLLPKGKKPLILSIDDLNYYEYMRQNGNAHKLVLDEQNKVATYSLTPQGKAEISYDNEIVPILDRFVEEHPDFSHEGAKGVIALTGYEGVLGYQTHRLDAPQYEQEKQEALRVIEQLKRTGWTFASHGYGHLDARKVSYQRLVADTERWKREVEPLLGPTHVYIYPYGSRVETGSAKHRYLIEAGFYVLCSVGPAPYRLQTADALMMDRRHIDGLAFKTQRERLLPLFDSRQIIDPVRPQ from the coding sequence ATGCGGAAGCGTTTGATACGATCAGTTTGCCTGTGCGCACTCTTCGCCTCGCTGGCGGGCTGTTCCCTGCCGGCCGCACAGCAAAGCAGCGAGACGGGGACGACGCAGGATACCGGGAAACAGGAGCAGCAACCGGCACGTACGCCGATTCAGGAGGCAGCGCCGCCCGCTGCGCCCGTTCCGTCTGCGGAGCCGCCGGAATTTTCCGAATCGCCCCAACAGGAGGCCGCTCACGGGCACACGGAGGAAGCGCCAGGCCGGCAGACTGTCGCCGAAGCGGGCGGAAGCGGTGCGGGCACAGCGGCAGTGCCAAACCAGCAGCCAGACGCGGAGCTGGTGCCCTACGAAGGACCAGTCGAACACATCTTTTTTCATCCGCTGATCGTCTATCCGGAGCTTGCGTTTGATCAGGACGCGATGGCCCAGGGGTATGACGATTGGTTCGTCACCGTGCCCGAGTTTAAACAAATCCTGGAGGCGCTCTACCAAAAGGGGTACGTCCTGATCTCCATCGATTCGCTGGTGGAGCGAAAGGTGGTGGATGGCAAAGCGGTGCTCACCGCGCGGCAACTGCTGCTGCCAAAAGGGAAAAAACCGCTGATTCTCTCCATTGACGACCTGAACTATTACGAATACATGCGGCAGAACGGCAACGCTCACAAGCTGGTGCTGGACGAACAGAACAAGGTGGCCACCTATTCCCTGACGCCGCAGGGGAAAGCGGAGATCTCTTACGACAACGAGATCGTGCCGATTCTCGACCGTTTTGTCGAGGAGCATCCCGATTTTTCCCATGAAGGGGCAAAAGGCGTGATCGCCCTGACCGGCTACGAAGGAGTACTGGGCTATCAAACCCATCGGCTGGACGCTCCCCAGTACGAACAGGAAAAGCAGGAAGCGCTGCGGGTCATTGAGCAGTTGAAGCGAACGGGCTGGACGTTTGCCTCGCATGGGTACGGCCATCTGGACGCCCGCAAAGTAAGCTACCAGAGGCTGGTCGCCGACACCGAACGGTGGAAGCGGGAAGTGGAACCGCTGCTTGGCCCCACGCACGTCTACATCTATCCCTATGGAAGCAGGGTGGAAACGGGCAGCGCAAAGCATCGCTATCTGATCGAGGCCGGTTTTTACGTGCTCTGTTCCGTCGGGCCTGCGCCCTACCGCCTGCAAACGGCGGACGCCCTGATGATGGATCGGCGCCACATCGACGGGCTTGCCTTCAAAACCCAGCGCGAGCGACTGCTGCCGCTGTTTGACAGCCGGCAGATCATCGATCCGGTCCGGCCGCAATAA
- the fdhD gene encoding formate dehydrogenase accessory sulfurtransferase FdhD — MNGLSATTTHAAVKFQDGSWTSADDEIAVEYPLTIFVNDEEFATVVCTPSDLDELVIGFLASEGVIGSHRDLKQLLIDTGKGFAYADLQYELKLEQRLFSQRRITSCCGKSRQSFYFFSDARTAKPVTCTVTVTIEDCQRLMRDLQQGSLIHQQTGGVHNAALYGQQGIVVRYSDIGRHNALDKIFGYCLRNELDMSDKILVFSGRISSEVLLKAAKIGAGILISKSAPTDLALNLAEELGITAVGFVRNGRANVYTGAHRVVMHADRREAPQ; from the coding sequence ATGAACGGTCTGTCAGCCACCACGACCCATGCAGCGGTCAAATTCCAGGACGGAAGCTGGACGTCCGCGGACGATGAAATTGCCGTCGAATACCCGTTGACGATTTTTGTCAACGACGAAGAGTTTGCCACGGTCGTTTGTACGCCGAGTGATCTGGACGAGCTGGTGATCGGCTTTCTCGCATCGGAAGGGGTGATCGGCTCGCACCGCGATCTGAAACAGCTGTTGATCGACACCGGCAAGGGCTTTGCTTATGCGGATCTCCAGTACGAGCTGAAACTGGAACAGCGGTTGTTCTCCCAGCGGCGCATCACCTCCTGCTGCGGAAAAAGCCGCCAGTCGTTTTACTTTTTCAGCGACGCCCGCACCGCCAAGCCGGTTACGTGCACAGTCACTGTCACGATTGAAGACTGTCAACGGCTGATGCGCGACTTGCAGCAAGGGTCGCTGATTCACCAACAGACCGGCGGGGTGCACAACGCCGCCTTGTACGGCCAGCAGGGGATCGTGGTCCGCTATTCCGACATCGGCCGTCACAACGCGCTGGACAAAATCTTCGGCTACTGCCTGCGCAACGAACTGGACATGTCCGACAAGATCCTCGTATTCAGCGGCCGGATCTCTTCGGAAGTGCTGCTGAAAGCGGCCAAGATCGGCGCCGGCATCCTGATCTCGAAATCCGCGCCAACCGATCTGGCCTTGAACTTGGCGGAGGAACTGGGAATAACGGCGGTCGGTTTTGTCCGCAACGGCCGGGCCAACGTGTACACCGGCGCCCACCGGGTGGTCATGCACGCCGATCGCCGCGAAGCGCCGCAATGA
- a CDS encoding L-lactate MFS transporter gives MQREKNRWLIAAAAVGIHLSIGSVYAWSVFTKPLMNQFNWGLQEVSFTFSIAIMFLGLSAAFLGHYVERHGPRKAGTLASLFFGVGIAGSGLAVNLESIYLLYLFYGVLGGIGLGVGYITPVSTLVKWFPDRRGLATGLAIMGFGFASLISSPIMARLIDGVGIAATFYILGAIYFLVMYSSAQYLEPPAEGWLPKGYKEKLESGKKKPVADLSQLTANEAVKTARFYWLWIMLFINVTCGIAVISVASPMAQEIAGLTPLQAATMVGLMGLFNGLGRIGWASLSDYIGRPNTYTAFFVIQVLAFFLLPSITQALLFQLLVYLILTCYGGGFASIPAYIGDLFGTKQLGAIHGYILTAWAAAGLVGPILASWVRETTNSYTDTLYIFAGMFVVALIVSLLIRLDIRKLRALHEQRQADLAG, from the coding sequence ATGCAGAGGGAAAAAAACCGTTGGTTGATCGCGGCCGCGGCCGTAGGCATTCATCTCTCGATCGGATCGGTGTACGCCTGGAGCGTTTTCACCAAACCGCTGATGAACCAGTTTAACTGGGGACTGCAGGAAGTGTCGTTCACCTTCAGTATCGCGATCATGTTCCTCGGTCTTTCCGCCGCTTTCCTCGGCCATTACGTGGAGCGGCACGGACCGCGCAAAGCGGGCACGCTGGCGTCGCTTTTTTTCGGAGTGGGGATCGCCGGTTCCGGTTTAGCCGTCAATTTGGAATCCATTTATCTGTTGTATCTGTTTTACGGCGTGTTGGGCGGAATCGGGCTGGGAGTCGGATACATCACTCCCGTCTCCACCCTTGTCAAGTGGTTTCCCGACCGGCGCGGACTGGCCACCGGGCTGGCGATCATGGGGTTTGGCTTTGCCTCGCTGATCAGCAGTCCGATCATGGCCCGCTTGATCGACGGCGTCGGCATCGCCGCCACCTTTTACATCCTGGGCGCGATCTACTTTTTGGTGATGTACAGTTCCGCACAGTATCTCGAACCGCCGGCGGAAGGCTGGCTGCCCAAAGGCTACAAGGAGAAGCTGGAGTCCGGCAAGAAAAAACCGGTTGCCGACCTGTCCCAGCTTACCGCCAATGAAGCGGTGAAGACGGCGCGCTTCTACTGGCTCTGGATCATGTTGTTCATCAACGTCACCTGCGGCATCGCGGTCATCTCCGTAGCCTCCCCGATGGCCCAGGAGATTGCCGGATTGACGCCGCTGCAGGCGGCCACCATGGTCGGGCTGATGGGACTCTTTAACGGACTCGGGCGAATCGGCTGGGCCTCGCTGTCCGACTACATCGGCCGGCCCAATACCTACACCGCCTTTTTTGTGATTCAGGTCCTGGCGTTCTTTTTGCTTCCTTCGATCACGCAGGCTCTGTTGTTCCAGCTGCTGGTTTATTTGATCCTGACCTGCTACGGCGGCGGTTTTGCCAGCATTCCCGCCTACATCGGCGACTTGTTCGGCACCAAGCAGTTGGGCGCGATTCACGGCTACATCCTGACGGCATGGGCGGCTGCCGGGCTGGTCGGACCGATTCTCGCCTCCTGGGTGCGCGAGACCACGAACAGCTACACGGATACGCTCTACATCTTCGCCGGCATGTTCGTCGTCGCGCTGATCGTTTCCCTGCTGATTCGCCTCGACATCCGCAAGCTGCGGGCGCTCCATGAGCAGCGCCAGGCTGACCTGGCCGGCTGA
- a CDS encoding DUF2294 domain-containing protein — MNKYEAEFSNLVRAFRKRHMGKGPSKINTTFCKNWAICEMEGNLSPVEKFIATADEGKQMLRSARTEMVKEMYRKNRPVEMEALLGANFVDLFVDIDIERDFGMSIFVFDQNIEEKFCRERERDK, encoded by the coding sequence ATGAACAAATACGAAGCGGAGTTCAGCAATCTTGTCCGCGCCTTCCGCAAGCGCCACATGGGCAAGGGCCCCAGCAAAATCAACACCACCTTTTGCAAAAACTGGGCGATTTGCGAGATGGAGGGGAATCTCTCGCCTGTCGAGAAGTTTATCGCCACGGCCGATGAAGGGAAGCAGATGCTCCGCTCGGCGAGAACGGAAATGGTCAAAGAAATGTACAGGAAAAATCGACCTGTTGAGATGGAGGCACTTCTGGGGGCGAATTTCGTCGACTTGTTTGTCGACATCGATATCGAACGCGATTTCGGGATGTCCATTTTTGTCTTCGATCAAAACATAGAAGAGAAATTTTGCCGTGAACGCGAAAGAGACAAATAG
- a CDS encoding FdhF/YdeP family oxidoreductase, giving the protein MGKTKHTGPIKLDTSWKPSLWASLVPLGLGKVKPHHIRDTMKLVYENRDNLPYAWRILTQGVCDGCALGVSGLHDQTLTGPHLCTTRLSVLRLNTMPALDPKWLEDVDELRKLDSAQLRKLGRIPYPLSRKPGEKRFRRISWDEALDRIAAKIKAIDPKQLAFYLTARGITNEVYYVAAKVARFLGTNNIDNAARICHSPSKTALKRSLGIAASSCSYKDWIGTDVLVFWGSVAANNQPVSTKYMYAAKKAGTKIILINPYREPAMERYWIPSIPDSALFGTKIVDDFYQVNIGGDIAFMNGVIKHWLEMEERQPGSAIDHRFVAEHTNGFAELKAHVAKYDWATLEKSSGLPRERIAEFAELLAKAKSGVFVWSMGLTQHRFGSDNVSQIANLAMLRGFIGREHCGVMPIRGHSGVQGSGEMGAEPMSLPGGAPLDEENIRRFEQLWGFAIPRWQGDIVGVTLENALLPDGHERKTRLFYTSGGNFLETMPDPGFVKTCLENVELRVHQDIILNTSTLVDAKEEVIVLPAMTRYEQPGGGTSTSTERMVYFSPEIPGPRIAEARAEWEIYIDLASRVYPERKHLISFADAQAIREEIALANPNYDGIQQLKKQGDVFQWGGAWLCEGGICPTPDGRGNLLPIELPELRKGEGEFYVTTRRGKQFNSMIFSKTDPFNAADRYDVLIHPEDAARLGIRDNEPIVLYNQYGTFQGRAKYAQTKPGNLQVYWPEGNVLIPKGVYEAEAGIPEYNTAVKVEKAESFFAEKDRKYVEKPVEEAELTL; this is encoded by the coding sequence ATGGGTAAGACAAAGCATACGGGGCCAATCAAACTGGATACATCCTGGAAGCCGTCGCTGTGGGCCAGTTTGGTTCCGCTGGGGCTGGGCAAAGTGAAACCGCACCACATTCGCGATACGATGAAACTGGTCTACGAGAATCGGGATAACCTGCCGTACGCGTGGCGAATCCTGACGCAAGGCGTGTGCGACGGGTGCGCGCTCGGCGTATCGGGCCTGCACGATCAGACGCTGACCGGGCCGCATCTTTGCACGACGCGCTTGAGCGTGCTGCGCTTAAACACGATGCCCGCGCTCGATCCGAAGTGGCTGGAAGACGTCGACGAACTGCGCAAACTGGACAGCGCCCAACTGCGCAAACTGGGCCGCATCCCCTATCCGCTGTCGCGCAAGCCAGGGGAGAAGCGGTTTCGGCGGATCAGCTGGGACGAGGCGCTAGACCGCATCGCCGCCAAAATCAAGGCGATCGACCCCAAGCAGTTGGCCTTTTACCTGACCGCGCGCGGGATCACCAACGAAGTCTATTACGTCGCCGCCAAAGTGGCCCGCTTCTTGGGGACCAACAACATCGACAACGCGGCCCGGATCTGCCACTCGCCGAGCAAGACGGCGCTGAAGCGGTCGCTGGGAATCGCGGCGTCCAGCTGCAGCTACAAAGACTGGATCGGCACCGACGTGCTGGTCTTCTGGGGATCCGTCGCGGCCAACAATCAGCCGGTCTCCACCAAGTACATGTACGCCGCGAAAAAAGCGGGCACGAAAATCATCCTCATCAACCCCTATCGCGAACCGGCGATGGAGCGGTATTGGATCCCCTCGATCCCCGACAGCGCGCTGTTCGGCACTAAGATCGTCGATGATTTCTACCAGGTGAACATCGGCGGCGACATCGCCTTTATGAACGGCGTGATCAAGCATTGGCTGGAAATGGAGGAGCGGCAGCCGGGTTCGGCGATCGATCATCGCTTTGTCGCGGAGCACACCAACGGGTTTGCGGAACTGAAAGCGCATGTGGCGAAGTACGACTGGGCGACGCTGGAAAAGTCGTCCGGGCTGCCACGGGAGCGCATCGCGGAGTTTGCCGAGCTGTTGGCTAAGGCGAAGTCGGGCGTGTTCGTCTGGAGCATGGGGCTGACCCAGCATCGCTTCGGCTCGGACAACGTTTCGCAAATTGCCAATCTGGCGATGCTGCGCGGTTTCATCGGACGGGAGCACTGCGGCGTGATGCCGATTCGCGGACACAGCGGCGTGCAGGGGTCCGGCGAAATGGGAGCGGAGCCGATGTCGCTGCCGGGCGGAGCGCCGCTTGATGAAGAAAACATCCGGCGGTTTGAGCAGCTGTGGGGATTTGCGATTCCCCGCTGGCAGGGGGATATTGTCGGGGTTACCTTGGAAAACGCGCTGTTGCCGGATGGTCACGAGCGGAAAACGCGGCTGTTTTACACGAGCGGCGGCAACTTTTTGGAGACGATGCCCGACCCCGGCTTTGTGAAAACGTGTTTGGAAAACGTGGAACTGCGGGTACATCAGGATATCATCTTGAATACCTCCACGCTTGTCGACGCCAAGGAAGAAGTGATCGTGCTTCCGGCCATGACCCGCTACGAACAGCCGGGGGGAGGCACTTCCACCAGCACCGAGCGAATGGTCTATTTCAGTCCGGAGATCCCCGGGCCGCGGATTGCCGAGGCGCGTGCGGAGTGGGAGATTTACATCGATCTCGCTTCGCGGGTCTATCCGGAGCGAAAGCATTTGATCTCGTTTGCCGACGCCCAGGCGATTCGCGAGGAGATCGCCCTGGCCAACCCCAACTACGACGGTATCCAGCAGCTGAAAAAGCAGGGTGACGTCTTCCAGTGGGGCGGTGCCTGGCTGTGTGAAGGGGGGATCTGTCCGACTCCCGACGGCCGAGGCAACCTGCTGCCGATTGAACTGCCGGAGCTGCGCAAGGGGGAAGGCGAGTTTTACGTGACGACCAGGCGCGGCAAACAGTTTAACTCGATGATTTTCAGCAAGACCGATCCGTTCAACGCGGCGGACCGCTACGATGTCCTGATCCATCCGGAGGATGCGGCCCGATTGGGCATCCGCGACAACGAGCCGATTGTGTTGTACAATCAATATGGAACCTTTCAAGGGAGAGCCAAGTACGCCCAGACCAAACCGGGCAATCTGCAGGTGTACTGGCCGGAAGGGAACGTGCTGATCCCCAAAGGGGTGTACGAAGCGGAAGCGGGCATCCCCGAGTACAACACCGCCGTCAAGGTGGAGAAGGCAGAGAGCTTTTTCGCGGAAAAAGATCGGAAATACGTGGAAAAACCGGTCGAGGAAGCGGAACTTACACTGTAG